In Xanthomonas sacchari, a genomic segment contains:
- a CDS encoding DUF3011 domain-containing protein has translation MKWAYGLGGWCWLGLAASLWPTPSPAQDADAYDNAVVRCESRDMTWVHCPMPTAQGVQLVRQLSDNDCIRGSEWGSDATGVWVTLGCRAEFRPNPGETPRSAMRRVLRCESDGRLESCPVMLRGAPVRLMRQLSSVPCREERSWGVRRNEIWVARGCRGEFEIGAADGSGFPAGTRPVLCESKGKARRRCGVSVQERVELRRQLSGAPCVQDDSWGWDRDGIWVDKGCRAEFGVN, from the coding sequence ATGAAGTGGGCGTACGGGCTCGGTGGCTGGTGTTGGCTGGGATTGGCGGCAAGCCTGTGGCCGACGCCGTCGCCAGCGCAGGACGCCGATGCGTACGACAACGCGGTGGTGCGCTGCGAGTCGCGCGACATGACCTGGGTGCATTGCCCGATGCCGACCGCGCAGGGCGTGCAACTGGTGCGGCAACTGTCCGACAACGACTGCATCCGCGGCAGCGAGTGGGGCTCGGACGCCACCGGCGTGTGGGTGACCCTGGGCTGTCGCGCCGAATTCCGCCCCAATCCGGGGGAGACGCCGCGCAGCGCGATGCGCCGCGTGCTGCGCTGCGAGTCCGATGGCCGCCTCGAGAGCTGCCCGGTGATGCTGCGCGGGGCGCCGGTGCGGCTGATGCGCCAGCTGTCGTCGGTGCCGTGCCGCGAGGAGCGCAGCTGGGGCGTGCGCCGCAACGAGATCTGGGTCGCGCGCGGCTGCCGCGGCGAATTCGAGATCGGCGCCGCCGACGGGTCCGGGTTTCCCGCCGGAACCCGTCCGGTGCTGTGCGAATCCAAGGGCAAGGCGCGGCGCCGCTGCGGCGTCAGTGTCCAGGAGCGTGTGGAACTGCGCCGGCAGTTGTCGGGCGCGCCCTGCGTGCAGGACGACAGCTGGGGCTGGGACCGCGACGGCATCTGGGTCGACAAGGGCTGCCGCGCCGAGTTCGGCGTCAACTGA
- a CDS encoding GNAT family N-acetyltransferase, which produces MSALAATPEALRWRTAGVSDQPALLAMLQAFYAEDGIAFDAARVGRGLQALLTQPALGEALLWLAPDGAVVGYALITACFSVELGGRYLLLDELYLGPAARGRGWGRQAVALVEARARALGADVLRMEVNHHNAAAKRLYLGLGYRDDARDQLSRRLETAP; this is translated from the coding sequence ATGAGCGCGCTTGCCGCGACGCCCGAGGCACTGCGCTGGCGCACCGCCGGCGTGTCCGACCAGCCGGCCTTGCTGGCGATGCTGCAGGCCTTCTATGCAGAGGACGGGATCGCCTTCGATGCAGCGCGGGTGGGGCGCGGCCTGCAGGCGCTGCTGACCCAGCCGGCGCTGGGCGAGGCGCTGCTGTGGCTGGCGCCGGATGGCGCGGTGGTCGGCTACGCGCTGATCACCGCCTGCTTCAGCGTCGAACTCGGCGGGCGCTATCTGCTGCTCGACGAGCTGTACCTGGGCCCGGCCGCGCGCGGCCGTGGCTGGGGCCGGCAGGCGGTGGCGCTGGTCGAGGCGCGCGCCCGCGCGCTGGGCGCGGACGTGCTGCGGATGGAGGTCAACCACCACAACGCCGCCGCCAAGCGCCTGTACCTGGGGCTGGGCTACCGCGACGACGCGCGCGACCAACTGAGCCGCCGGCTCGAGACGGCGCCGTGA
- the epmA gene encoding EF-P lysine aminoacylase EpmA: MDLLSALQLRARLNAAIRAFFAARGVLEVETPMLSAAGNTEPNIDSFQTRFSGHVDAGPALRWLRTSPEYPLKRLLAAGIGDCYELGRVFRNGEAGGRHNPEFTMLEWYRVGWDHRQLIEETVELVRTALALVGRSATLQVLSYRELFLQGLELDPFVAPLDALQQPLRDIRIDADGLGRDDWLDLLMTHRLQPAFPADRLTVVHDWPASQCALARIRDGDPPVAERFELYLGGYELANGYHELNDAAEQRRRFLRDHALRQARGAVLPPLDERLLQALPALPDCAGVAVGVDRLLMAMRGTTQIGDVLAYDFAHA, from the coding sequence ATGGACCTGCTGTCCGCCCTGCAACTGCGCGCGCGGCTCAATGCCGCCATCCGCGCCTTCTTCGCCGCGCGCGGCGTGCTGGAAGTGGAGACGCCGATGCTGTCGGCGGCCGGCAACACCGAGCCGAACATCGACAGCTTCCAGACCCGTTTCAGCGGTCATGTCGATGCCGGCCCGGCGCTGCGCTGGCTGCGCACCTCGCCGGAGTATCCGCTGAAGCGGCTGCTCGCCGCCGGCATCGGCGACTGCTACGAATTGGGGCGGGTGTTCCGCAACGGCGAGGCCGGCGGCCGCCACAATCCCGAGTTCACCATGCTCGAGTGGTACCGCGTCGGCTGGGACCATCGGCAGCTGATCGAGGAGACGGTGGAGCTGGTGCGCACCGCGCTGGCCCTGGTCGGACGCAGCGCCACGTTGCAGGTGCTCAGCTACCGCGAGCTGTTCCTGCAGGGGCTGGAGCTGGATCCGTTCGTCGCGCCGCTGGACGCGCTGCAGCAGCCGTTGCGCGATATCCGCATCGACGCCGACGGCCTCGGCCGCGACGACTGGCTGGACCTGCTGATGACCCACCGCCTGCAGCCGGCGTTCCCGGCCGACCGCCTCACCGTGGTCCACGACTGGCCGGCCAGCCAGTGCGCGCTGGCGCGGATCCGCGACGGCGACCCGCCGGTGGCCGAGCGCTTCGAGCTGTACCTGGGCGGCTACGAACTGGCCAACGGCTACCACGAGCTCAACGATGCCGCCGAGCAGCGCCGGCGCTTCCTGCGCGACCATGCGCTGCGCCAGGCGCGCGGCGCGGTGCTGCCGCCGTTGGACGAACGCCTGCTGCAGGCGTTGCCGGCGCTACCCGATTGCGCCGGCGTGGCGGTCGGCGTGGACCGGCTGTTGATGGCGATGCGCGGCACCACGCAGATCGGCGACGTGCTCGCCTACGATTTCGCGCATGCCTGA
- the mtnA gene encoding S-methyl-5-thioribose-1-phosphate isomerase: MNAALDIDYARYDHIRPILWTGDALELLDQRKLPFAVEHVRCTDSDQVAAAIHALAVRGAPAIGIAAGWGTVLAAREVQAEHGAEALLKLEPALQRLNAARPTAVNLAWALARMRSALGTAGSDWRSVLEREAQAIAEEDLAANRHMGALGAGLIAPGSGVLTHCNTGSLATAGFGTALGVIRAGVAQQRIAKVFAGETRPWLQGARLTVWELQQDGIDATLIADSAASHLMKTGAVQWVIVGADRICANGDTANKIGTYQLAIAARHHGVRFMVVAPSSTVDMDTADGAQIEIEQRDPGELFGVGGARTVADGIAAWNPVFDVTPADLIDAIVTERGVIERPDPARMRAAFGG; encoded by the coding sequence ATGAACGCCGCCCTCGATATCGATTACGCCCGCTACGACCATATCCGCCCGATCCTGTGGACCGGCGATGCGCTGGAACTGCTCGACCAGCGCAAGCTGCCGTTCGCGGTGGAGCACGTGCGCTGCACCGACAGCGACCAGGTCGCCGCGGCGATCCACGCCCTGGCCGTGCGTGGCGCGCCGGCGATCGGCATCGCCGCCGGCTGGGGCACCGTGCTGGCCGCGCGCGAGGTGCAGGCCGAGCACGGCGCCGAGGCGCTGCTCAAGCTGGAGCCGGCCTTGCAGCGGCTCAACGCCGCGCGCCCGACCGCGGTCAACCTGGCCTGGGCGCTGGCGCGCATGCGCAGCGCACTGGGCACGGCCGGCAGCGACTGGCGCTCGGTGCTGGAGCGCGAGGCGCAGGCGATCGCCGAAGAGGATCTGGCCGCCAACCGGCACATGGGCGCGCTCGGCGCCGGCCTGATCGCGCCGGGCAGCGGCGTGCTGACCCATTGCAACACCGGCTCGCTGGCCACCGCCGGCTTCGGCACCGCGCTGGGCGTGATCCGTGCCGGCGTCGCCCAGCAGCGCATCGCCAAGGTGTTCGCCGGCGAGACCCGGCCCTGGCTGCAGGGCGCGCGGCTGACCGTGTGGGAGCTGCAGCAGGACGGCATCGACGCCACTCTGATCGCCGATTCGGCGGCCTCGCACCTGATGAAGACCGGGGCGGTGCAGTGGGTGATCGTCGGCGCCGACCGCATCTGCGCCAATGGCGACACCGCCAACAAGATCGGCACCTACCAGCTGGCGATCGCCGCGCGCCACCATGGCGTCCGGTTCATGGTGGTGGCGCCGTCGTCCACCGTGGACATGGACACCGCCGACGGCGCGCAGATCGAGATCGAGCAGCGCGATCCGGGCGAACTGTTCGGCGTCGGCGGCGCGCGCACCGTGGCCGACGGCATCGCCGCCTGGAACCCGGTGTTCGACGTGACCCCGGCCGACCTGATCGACGCCATCGTTACCGAGCGCGGGGTCATCGAGCGCCCGGACCCGGCGCGCATGCGCGCCGCCTTCGGCGGCTGA
- the gyrA gene encoding DNA gyrase subunit A: MAESAKEIIQVNLEDEMRKSYLDYAMSVIVGRALPDARDGLKPVHRRVLFAMNELGAHSNKPYYKSARIVGDVIGKYHPHGDQSVYDTLVRMAQPFSLRYMMVDGQGNFGSVDGDSAAAMRYTEARMSRLAHEMMADIDKETVDFQPNYDEKEQEPSVMPTRFPSLLVNGSAGIAVGMATNIPPHNLTESINACLALIDNPQIDVDGLMEHIPGPDFPTAGIINGTTGIVAGYRTGRGRVRMRAKAEIEIQDNGREAIVVTEIPYQVNKARLIEKIAELVKEKKLEGISELRDESDKDGMRIYIEVKRGEAADVVLNNLYQQTQMESVFGINMVALVDGRPQLLNLKQMLEAFVRHRREVVTRRTIFELRKARARAHILEGLTVALANIDEMIELIKTSANPNEARERMLAKTWQPGLVGALLNAAGAEASRPEDLPSGVGLVGGGYQLTEVQATQILEMRLHRLTGLEQERLTEEYKQLLDAIAGLIRILENPDVLLQVIREELVNIREEYGDARRTEIRHSEEDLDILDLIAPEDVVVTLSHAGYAKRQPVSAYRAQRRGGRGRSAAATKEEDFIDQLWLVNTHDTLLTFTSSGKVFWLPVYQLPEAGPNARGRPIVNWIPLENGERVQAVLPVREYAEGRYVFFATRNGMVKKTPLSEFAFQRKIGKIAINLDEGDALIGVALTDGERDVLLFASNGKTVRFSERPKDDEADDAVLDEAAADDGAVADDEAAGEEGDEARGARRKSRGGVKPTGRSSRGVRGIRLAKSEYVVSLIVAEPAVGQDEDADDVDAAADAETDAEARNGEEADAYILTATENGYGKRTPLGEYPRKGRGTQGVIGIQTSERNGKLVGAVLLSTRDEVLLISDGGTLVRTRASEISRVGRNTQGVTLIRLSKGEKLQAVERLDGSLVEEDVLPGEDGIAEGAGEAAPPQE, encoded by the coding sequence ATGGCAGAATCCGCCAAGGAAATCATCCAGGTCAACCTGGAAGACGAGATGCGCAAGAGCTACCTCGATTACGCCATGAGCGTGATCGTGGGGCGTGCCCTCCCGGATGCGCGCGACGGCCTCAAGCCGGTGCATCGCCGCGTGTTGTTCGCGATGAACGAACTGGGCGCGCACAGCAATAAGCCCTACTACAAGTCGGCGCGTATCGTCGGCGACGTCATCGGTAAGTACCACCCGCATGGCGACCAGTCGGTGTACGACACCCTGGTGCGCATGGCGCAGCCGTTCTCGCTGCGTTACATGATGGTGGACGGGCAGGGTAACTTCGGTTCGGTCGACGGCGATTCCGCGGCGGCGATGCGTTACACCGAAGCGCGCATGTCGCGGCTCGCGCACGAGATGATGGCCGACATCGACAAGGAAACCGTCGATTTCCAGCCCAACTACGACGAGAAGGAACAGGAACCGTCGGTGATGCCGACGCGCTTCCCGAGCCTGCTGGTCAACGGCTCGGCCGGCATCGCGGTGGGCATGGCCACCAACATCCCGCCGCACAACCTGACCGAGTCGATCAACGCCTGCCTGGCGCTGATCGACAACCCGCAGATCGACGTCGACGGGCTGATGGAGCACATCCCCGGCCCGGATTTCCCGACCGCCGGCATCATCAACGGCACCACCGGCATCGTCGCCGGCTACCGCACCGGCCGCGGCCGCGTGCGCATGCGCGCCAAGGCCGAGATCGAGATCCAGGACAACGGCCGCGAAGCGATCGTGGTCACCGAGATCCCGTACCAGGTCAACAAGGCGCGGCTGATCGAGAAGATCGCCGAGCTGGTCAAGGAAAAGAAACTCGAGGGCATCAGCGAGTTGCGCGACGAGTCCGACAAGGACGGCATGCGCATCTACATCGAGGTCAAGCGCGGCGAAGCCGCCGACGTGGTGCTGAACAACCTGTACCAGCAGACCCAGATGGAGTCGGTGTTCGGCATCAACATGGTGGCGCTGGTTGACGGCCGCCCGCAGTTGCTGAACCTCAAGCAGATGCTGGAGGCGTTCGTCCGCCACCGCCGCGAAGTGGTCACCCGCCGCACCATCTTCGAACTGCGCAAGGCGCGTGCCCGCGCGCACATCCTCGAAGGCCTGACCGTCGCGCTCGCCAACATCGACGAGATGATCGAGCTGATCAAGACCTCGGCGAACCCGAACGAGGCGCGCGAGCGCATGCTGGCCAAGACCTGGCAACCGGGCCTGGTCGGCGCGCTGCTCAACGCGGCCGGCGCCGAGGCGTCGCGCCCGGAAGACCTGCCCAGCGGCGTCGGCCTGGTCGGCGGCGGCTACCAGCTGACCGAAGTGCAGGCCACGCAGATCCTGGAAATGCGCCTGCACCGCCTGACCGGCCTGGAGCAGGAGCGCCTGACCGAGGAATACAAGCAGCTGCTGGACGCGATCGCCGGGCTGATCCGCATCCTGGAAAACCCGGACGTGCTGCTGCAGGTGATCCGCGAGGAGCTGGTCAATATCCGCGAGGAATACGGCGATGCGCGCCGTACCGAGATCCGCCACAGCGAAGAGGACCTGGACATCCTCGACCTGATCGCGCCGGAAGACGTGGTGGTGACCCTGTCGCATGCCGGCTACGCCAAGCGCCAGCCGGTCAGTGCCTACCGCGCGCAGCGCCGCGGTGGCCGCGGCCGCAGCGCGGCGGCGACCAAGGAAGAGGATTTCATCGACCAGCTGTGGTTGGTCAACACCCACGACACGCTGCTGACCTTCACCAGCAGCGGCAAGGTGTTCTGGCTGCCGGTGTACCAGTTGCCGGAGGCCGGGCCGAACGCACGCGGCCGCCCGATCGTCAACTGGATTCCGCTGGAGAACGGCGAGCGCGTGCAGGCGGTGCTGCCGGTGCGCGAGTACGCCGAGGGGCGCTACGTGTTCTTCGCCACCCGCAACGGCATGGTCAAGAAGACCCCGCTGAGCGAGTTCGCGTTCCAGCGCAAGATCGGCAAGATCGCGATCAACCTGGACGAGGGCGACGCGCTGATCGGCGTGGCGCTCACCGACGGCGAGCGCGACGTGTTGCTGTTCGCCTCCAACGGCAAGACCGTGCGCTTCTCCGAGCGGCCCAAGGACGACGAGGCCGACGATGCGGTGCTCGACGAGGCCGCTGCCGACGACGGCGCGGTGGCCGACGACGAGGCCGCCGGCGAGGAGGGCGACGAGGCCCGTGGCGCGCGGCGCAAGAGCCGCGGCGGGGTCAAGCCGACCGGGCGCAGCAGCCGCGGCGTGCGCGGCATCCGCCTGGCCAAGAGCGAGTATGTGGTCAGCCTGATCGTGGCCGAGCCGGCCGTGGGCCAGGACGAGGACGCCGACGACGTCGACGCCGCGGCGGATGCCGAGACCGATGCCGAGGCGCGCAACGGCGAGGAGGCCGATGCCTACATCCTCACCGCGACCGAGAACGGCTACGGCAAGCGCACCCCGCTGGGCGAGTATCCGCGCAAGGGCCGCGGCACCCAGGGCGTGATCGGCATCCAGACCAGCGAGCGCAACGGCAAGCTGGTCGGTGCGGTGCTGCTGAGCACCCGCGACGAAGTGCTGCTGATCTCCGATGGCGGCACCCTGGTGCGCACCCGCGCCTCGGAAATCTCCCGCGTCGGCCGCAACACCCAGGGCGTCACCCTGATCCGCCTGTCCAAGGGCGAGAAGCTGCAGGCGGTGGAACGCCTGGACGGCTCGCTGGTCGAGGAAGACGTGCTGCCGGGCGAGGACGGTATTGCCGAAGGCGCTGGCGAGGCGGCACCGCCGCAGGAGTGA